One window from the genome of Bacteroidota bacterium encodes:
- a CDS encoding AraC family transcriptional regulator: MQHAIEVRPYKNRVALQFKALLATHFKGERKVAAYCEMLNLSRATLNKHVKAAYGKSAGLLIREAVVHWAKLKLLYTTERVSDIAYQLNFDEVANFNRLFTRMTGMRPGEFRSRFTN; this comes from the coding sequence ATGCAGCACGCAATAGAAGTGCGGCCGTATAAAAACCGCGTGGCTTTACAATTCAAAGCGCTATTGGCTACACACTTTAAAGGGGAACGAAAGGTAGCGGCATATTGCGAAATGCTTAATTTAAGCAGAGCCACGCTTAATAAACATGTGAAGGCTGCGTATGGCAAAAGCGCCGGCCTGCTTATTCGCGAAGCTGTTGTACATTGGGCCAAACTAAAATTGCTTTATACCACCGAACGGGTGAGTGACATAGCCTATCAGCTTAACTTCGATGAGGTGGCAAATTTTAACCGCTTGTTCACCCGGATGACCGGCATGCGCCCTGGCGAATTCAGAAGCCGTTTTACAAATTGA
- a CDS encoding AraC family ligand binding domain-containing protein, whose amino-acid sequence MSGLVANPTDITQFHRDKYGRELLVDAGLISTNPQFLLNDNAFVVSFFEIYLITAGEGVFHLNEQAYPFQKGTMLFLPPGMVRRWGERTPDVDAHYLIFEEEFIQRFFRDPLFIYRLHLFNPPWPASIQLAKE is encoded by the coding sequence TGGCAAATCCTACAGATATCACGCAATTCCACAGAGACAAATATGGCAGAGAGCTTCTTGTTGATGCCGGCCTGATCTCAACCAATCCACAATTTTTGCTCAATGATAATGCCTTTGTTGTCAGTTTCTTCGAAATCTATCTGATCACGGCTGGCGAAGGTGTTTTTCATTTAAACGAACAGGCGTATCCTTTTCAAAAAGGGACCATGTTGTTTTTGCCGCCCGGCATGGTGCGGCGCTGGGGAGAACGGACGCCGGATGTAGATGCACATTACCTGATTTTTGAAGAGGAGTTTATCCAACGGTTTTTTCGTGATCCCCTTTTCATATACCGACTGCATTTATTTAACCCACCATGGCCAGCTTCTATTCAGCTGGCTAAAGAGTAG